DNA from Candidatus Caccoplasma merdavium:
GTCTTCGGTCCAGGTATCGGTGAGGTGGTAGCGCTGGAATCGTTGCAAGCTGCTGCTTTCGAGCGTATAAAGTTCGGTTATCTGCTGCTGGTAACCGGCAACTCCCTGTAACATGGCATTCATGAAGAAACCTTTGTAGCTGCATCCGAGGCTCAGACTCATCGAGAAGTCGGGGTAGGCCGAGCTCTTGACATATACCCGGTCGTTGGCGGTGATGACATTGTCGCCGTCGACATCTTTATATTTGATATCGCCGGGGGCCAGCGTGGTGTTGCCCATGCCGTCCTGGTCGACAGGGTAGTTGGCTATCTCTTCCCAGGACTGGAACAGCCCGTCCGACTGGTAGAGCAGCCACAACTGGCTGCTGCGCCCTTTGCGGCGCTGGTGTTCGACAACCGACGATTCGTCGCCGTAGTCGAGTACCACGTCGAAAGTCTTCGATACCGTGACACCGACGTCGTACTTGAATTGCCCGATACTGTTTTTGTGCGTGAGGGTGAGATCCCAGCCCCAGGCCTTCACCTTGCCGAAGTTGATGTAGGGCACGTTGCCCCCCGTCCCGGCCGATGGCGGATAGAGGTAGGTGGGCGCGTAGGTGAGCATGTCGGTCTTGAATCGCCAGTAGTATTCATACGTCAAGGCGAAGCGGTTTTTCCAGAATCCGGCATCGACGGCGATGTTGTAGTCTTGGCTCTTTTCCCATTTCAGGTCGGGATTGGGGAAACTGTTGGGGTCGGTGATGATACCCGGTTTGAAGTTCCCGCCGATTTGGTAACCCGAATTGGTGGTGTAGACGTAGTTCATCAGGTAGCCGAAGTCGGTGAGTACGGCATCACGACCCAAAAGACCGGTCGAGGCGCGGAATTTGAGGTTGGAGATGACCGGCTGGTCCCACGAACGGAAGAATGACTCGTTGGAGAGGATCCATGCTCCCGACACTGTAGGGAAGAATCCCCAGCGGTTCTCGGGGGGCAGCTTGGTCGAACCGTCGACGCGGAAACTGGTCTCGATGAAATAGCGGTTGTCGAATCCGTAGGTGAAGCGTCCGATGAGCGAGGCACGTTGGTAGAAATACTCGTTGCCGACCAGTTTGCTGTCGGTGGCCGTGCCGATGACTTCGGGATATTTCCCGGCCATGTCGTTGTTGGTTCCCGTCATGTAGCGGTTGCGGTAATCCTGGTAGTTGGCGACGAGCATGGCGCTGAAATCGTGGCGCTCGCGGAAAGTATTGGTGTAGTTGATGCCGCCTTCGAAGAGCTTGTTGTCGACAAACTGGTCACGCTGCGAGAGGCTTATCTTGGCCGTGGGGTAGGTCGTGAGCGGGTCTTCCGATATTTCGCCTGTTTCACTGTCGTAGAGGTAGAGTGTCTCGGGGCTGCTGAATGTCGTGTTTATCGAGTTGTTGTTGTCGACCGTCGCTTTGAGGTAGAGCGACAATCCCTTCACGGCCTGGAATTCGTAGTTGAGGGTGGCCGAGAGGGTATTGAAGTTGGTCTTGTTGCGGATATATCCGCCCAGCCCGTCGACGGCCAGCAACGGGTTGCTGCCGCTGATGCTGGCCAGTTCGCCCGAGGTGTAGCGCAATACCTGCAAGGGGGAGTAGCCGTATGCGGCGTCGATGGTCGTGTAGCTGGTGTTTTTGTTGTTGGAGCGATTCCCGGTGATGTCGAGCGAGAGGGTGAGCCCCTTGACGATGTAGGCGTCGAGCTTGGCCGAGTAGTTGAAACGGTCGCGCCCCACACCCGAGTAGAGACCTTTGATATTGGTGTACCCGCCCGAGATGTAATATCTCACAAACTTGTTTCCGCCCGATACCGAGAGGCTGTGCAAGGTCGAGTATCCAAACTTGTCGAGGTAGTCGAGCAGGTTTTCGTCGCCATATAGGTTGGGGTTGCTTTTGATGGCTTCGAGGTCGTATTTCTCATACACGTCGTCGCCGCGGGCGTCGACGGCGCGGTTATAGAGGGTGGCAAACTCTTCGGCATTGAGGAAATCGGGCAGGCAGGTGGCTTGTTGCAGGTTGAACTGTCCCCGATAGTTGACTCTTACTTTCTGGCTGTCTTCGCCTCGCTTGGTCTTGACGAGAATGACGCCGTTGGCGGCACGGGCTCCGTAGACGGCTGCCGCGGCGGCGTCTTTCAGCATGGAGATGCTTTCGATGTCGTCGGGGTTGAGGTCGGAGAGGCGCATCTCTCCGTCGGAGGTGTTTTCACCGAAACGGGGTACTCCGTCGATGACCAGCAGGGGGGTGCCGTTGATGCCGCGAATGCGAATGTCCGATTCTTTTCCCGAGCTGGGGTCACCGGTCGAGTTCTGCACCGAGACGCCGGCCACGAGACCCACCAGGGCTTCGTTGACGTTCATCACGGGCATGCGTTTTAGGTCTTCGCCTCTGACGACCTCGACCGAGCTGGTGAGTGACGATTTCTTCTGTGTACCGTATCCGATGACTACCACGTCGTCGAGTTGCTGGGCATCTTCTTCGAGGGCGATTTTGAGGGTCGTGGTCGTCGGAGAGACCGTGGTCTCGTAGTTACGGTACCCGAGAAAAGAGGCGATGAGGGTCGCTTCGGTCGCGGGGGTTGTCAGCGAGAACTGTCCGTTGCCGTCGCTGATGGTGGCCGTTGTCGAGTCTTTGATTTTTACGGTGGCTCCGGCAATGGGGTTCCCCGATGAGTCGACAATATATCCGGTTATTTTTTGCGTCCCGTTCTCTTGCCCCATGAGTGCCGTCGTGGAGAAGAGAGCGAGAAGAAGCAACAAAGCAATATGTTTCATCATAGTATGTGGAATAATCAGTTGAACAACTCTTTGATTTTCAGAATCTGATAGTCATAGAAGTCGCGCGTTGTCGTGTCGCTGGTGCGGTTGCGCTGCTGCTGATAGAGCGCTTCGATTTTTTTGAGGTACGCGGTCATGATGGGAGCGATGCGCGTGTCGGGTATGCCGGGCTGTCCCATGTTGATGCGGAGGAACGAAATTTCTTCGTCCCGGTTGGCCGGGCAGGCTGCGTGGCTGCACGGGACGTCGGGACTACACCCCAAGGCCATGACGTCGAGATAGTCGGCGAAGGCTCGGGCCGAGGCCGATTTTTGGGCCGACTTGGGTGTGAGCCCGCTGTATTTAGTGATGACGGCCAAGGCCGATGATTGTATGGCACGCTCGGTGCCATCGAGTTTCTTGCCTTGGTATGAAGCCTTGAACAATTCGGCAATGGCGTCGTTGAGATAGGTTTCGAGCGTGTAATTTTTCTTGGCGTTTACGAGACCGCCTTCTTCGATGCGATAGAGGGCGGTGCTGTTGAGCAGGCAACCCACGATGCTGCTGCGCAGTTTTTCGTTGCAGTTGAGGTTGCGGTCGAGTTTCATCATCAGCGAGGTGGGGGTGAGCCAGTCGTTATAGGTGCGGGCCTGGCGCATGAGCCATTGCATGGCTTTTTTCTGGGTGGCGCGGTCGAGGTGGGTGCGGGCGGCATTCCCGTTGCCTTGACGGGCGTCTTTGAATTCCACGCCTCCGATGTAGGTCATCACATGGCCTATGTGGCGGGTATATTGTTTTACCAGCTGGTCGTAGGTCTCATCGAGGTCGTTGTAGGGTTCGCCCGGTTCGGCGGCCCATTTTTCGAGATTGGCCATGATGATTTTCAGGTTGGCGATGGCGTAGTCACCGGCGCGCAGATGGTCGTTGCTCAGGTCTTCGGTTTGGTCGGTCGGGTCGATGATGGCCATGAACTGTTGAGCACCGAATTCATACATGGGGTTGCCCGCTTTCTCTTCGATCCAGCGGTTGAGGGTCGCTTTTTCGTCGTCAGGGGTGGTGGCGCCCGGAATGAGGCGGTATCCCCAGGCGATGGCGTGTATGTCATAGACCCCCAGAATGGGAGGCGTCAGTCTCACGCCCCGGTCGTAGTCGCCCGGTTGGGCGATGTAGTTGTTGCGGGCATAGTCCATGATGCTGGGCGTCGTGCCGTATTTTTGGGTGAAGGAGGGGCTTCGCAGCGAATCGACGGGGTAGGCATAGCTGGCACCCATGTTGTGCATCAGTCCCAGGGTGTGGCCTATCTCGTGAGAGGCGACATAGCGCATCGATTCGCGCATCACTTCGTCGTCGAAGACCGGTTTGCGCACCCGGGGGTCGGTGGCGGCAGTCTGGCAGAATCGCCAGTTGTGCAGCAGCGACACGATGTTGTGGTACCAAATGACGTCGGCCGTGAGAATCTCGCCGCTACGCGGGTCGACGAAACTCGGCCCCATGGCGTTGGCGATGGTCGTGGCGGCATATTTCACGCAACTGTAACGCATGTCGTCGGGGTCGAAATCGGGATCGTCCTTGGGATAGTCTCGGGCTTGTATGGCGTTTTTGAAGCCGGCGGCTTCAAATGCGGTGTTCCAGTCTTCGATGCCTTGTTTCACGATATCTCTCCACTTGTCGGGGAAAGCGCTGTCGACATAGAAGATGATGGGCTTTTGCGGCTCGACGAGTTCGCCGGCGAAGTAGCGTTCACGGTCTTCGGGTTTCGGTTCGAGGCGCCAGCGGTGAATGAAGGTATATTCGTCGACCTTGTCTTTCTCTGTCGTATAATGCGAACGGTCGCTGTAAAAGTACCCTACGCGGTTGTC
Protein-coding regions in this window:
- a CDS encoding TonB-dependent receptor, which gives rise to MMKHIALLLLLALFSTTALMGQENGTQKITGYIVDSSGNPIAGATVKIKDSTTATISDGNGQFSLTTPATEATLIASFLGYRNYETTVSPTTTTLKIALEEDAQQLDDVVVIGYGTQKKSSLTSSVEVVRGEDLKRMPVMNVNEALVGLVAGVSVQNSTGDPSSGKESDIRIRGINGTPLLVIDGVPRFGENTSDGEMRLSDLNPDDIESISMLKDAAAAAVYGARAANGVILVKTKRGEDSQKVRVNYRGQFNLQQATCLPDFLNAEEFATLYNRAVDARGDDVYEKYDLEAIKSNPNLYGDENLLDYLDKFGYSTLHSLSVSGGNKFVRYYISGGYTNIKGLYSGVGRDRFNYSAKLDAYIVKGLTLSLDITGNRSNNKNTSYTTIDAAYGYSPLQVLRYTSGELASISGSNPLLAVDGLGGYIRNKTNFNTLSATLNYEFQAVKGLSLYLKATVDNNNSINTTFSSPETLYLYDSETGEISEDPLTTYPTAKISLSQRDQFVDNKLFEGGINYTNTFRERHDFSAMLVANYQDYRNRYMTGTNNDMAGKYPEVIGTATDSKLVGNEYFYQRASLIGRFTYGFDNRYFIETSFRVDGSTKLPPENRWGFFPTVSGAWILSNESFFRSWDQPVISNLKFRASTGLLGRDAVLTDFGYLMNYVYTTNSGYQIGGNFKPGIITDPNSFPNPDLKWEKSQDYNIAVDAGFWKNRFALTYEYYWRFKTDMLTYAPTYLYPPSAGTGGNVPYINFGKVKAWGWDLTLTHKNSIGQFKYDVGVTVSKTFDVVLDYGDESSVVEHQRRKGRSSQLWLLYQSDGLFQSWEEIANYPVDQDGMGNTTLAPGDIKYKDVDGDNVITANDRVYVKSSAYPDFSMSLSLGCSYKGFFMNAMLQGVAGYQQQITELYTLESSSLQRFQRYHLTDTWTEDNPDATYPRIKFASKNDNNRKESDFWIRNCNYIRLRSLTIGYALPAKLLQKKKINSVSIALQGSNLFTISSLEDGIDPESLRGYPIQRSYGITLNFGF
- a CDS encoding zinc-dependent metalloprotease; protein product: MKFFNVNLVCFVLIIGLLSGISTDASAKRKKLLKKKNDTTLVIPKPKENKDSVEYHKLIKGAVTKEGLLTTHFTPGKKLYWEIPDSAFSHTYMLSNRIAATSNTQDFVAGQMATQPILLQLSCDSINVYLHKVQTQNSVDENESIAAAFDKNFLNPVLKAFKIEARNKENVVIDVTSFFGGNEKCISPLKPTNPLEKLMGGGNALKGSFVSNASSISEVKTFPRNIEIKSSLTFNTSPMDEPYTVQVHRSFIVLPDEPMPMRLQDNRVGYFYSDRSHYTTEKDKVDEYTFIHRWRLEPKPEDRERYFAGELVEPQKPIIFYVDSAFPDKWRDIVKQGIEDWNTAFEAAGFKNAIQARDYPKDDPDFDPDDMRYSCVKYAATTIANAMGPSFVDPRSGEILTADVIWYHNIVSLLHNWRFCQTAATDPRVRKPVFDDEVMRESMRYVASHEIGHTLGLMHNMGASYAYPVDSLRSPSFTQKYGTTPSIMDYARNNYIAQPGDYDRGVRLTPPILGVYDIHAIAWGYRLIPGATTPDDEKATLNRWIEEKAGNPMYEFGAQQFMAIIDPTDQTEDLSNDHLRAGDYAIANLKIIMANLEKWAAEPGEPYNDLDETYDQLVKQYTRHIGHVMTYIGGVEFKDARQGNGNAARTHLDRATQKKAMQWLMRQARTYNDWLTPTSLMMKLDRNLNCNEKLRSSIVGCLLNSTALYRIEEGGLVNAKKNYTLETYLNDAIAELFKASYQGKKLDGTERAIQSSALAVITKYSGLTPKSAQKSASARAFADYLDVMALGCSPDVPCSHAACPANRDEEISFLRINMGQPGIPDTRIAPIMTAYLKKIEALYQQQRNRTSDTTTRDFYDYQILKIKELFN